A portion of the Musa acuminata AAA Group cultivar baxijiao chromosome BXJ1-1, Cavendish_Baxijiao_AAA, whole genome shotgun sequence genome contains these proteins:
- the LOC103987749 gene encoding very-long-chain aldehyde decarbonylase GL1-9, whose translation MGILETMVFWEGYVTDEVMGTFAPIVLYWLYAGFYQLLPRLDRYRLHTKKEEEQKNLVTLATVVKGVLLQQVVQATIAQVLFLVTAKASLSGVPVQPSIPVQILQIFVAMLALDTWQYFMHRYMHQNKFLYRHIHSQHHRLIVPYAVGALYNHPLEGFLLDTLGGAISFLISGMTPRTSVFFFCFAVMKTIDDHCGLWLPGNIFHIFFQNNTAYHDIHHQLQGSKYNYSQPFFSIWDRVLGTHMPYSLVTRREGGLEARPLKD comes from the exons ATGGGTATTCTTGAGACGATGGTATTTTGGGAAGGGTATGTGACCGATGAGGTGATGGGTACCTTCGCCCCTATCGTCCTTTACTGGCTCTACGCTGGATTCTACCAGCTCTTGCCACGGTTGGACCGCTACCGATTGCATACCAAGAAAGAAGAGGAGCAGAAGAACCTGGTGACGCTGGCGACTGTGGTGAAGGGTGTGCTGTTGCAGCAGGTCGTTCAAGCAACCATCGCTCAAGTACTCTTCTTG GTAACTGCCAAGGCAAGCTTATCAGGGGTCCCTGTTCAGCCATCAATTCCAGTTCAAATCTTGCAGATCTTTGTGGCAATGTTAGCATTGGACACATGGCAGTATTTCATGCACCGATACATGCACCAGAATAAGTTTCTGTACCGCCATATTCATTCTCAGCATCACCGCCTCATTGTTCCTTACGCGGTTGgagccctctacaaccatccattgGAGGGTTTCCTTCTCGACACTCTTGGTGGTGCCATCTCGTTCCTGATCTCAGGGATGACACCACGCACTTCGGTGTTCTTTTTCTGCTTTGCTGTGATGAAGACGATCGATGATCACTGTGGCCTTTGGTTGCCCGGTAatatcttccacatcttctttcaGAACAACACAGCCTATCATGACATCCACCATCAGCTTCAAGGATCGAAATATAATTACTCGCAGCCGTTCTTCTCGATTTGGGACCGAGTGTTGGGAACTCACATGCCCTACAGCTTAGTCACTCGCCGAGAAGGTGGCTTGGAGGCGAGACCTTTAAAAGACTAG
- the LOC135617364 gene encoding homeobox-leucine zipper protein HOX21-like isoform X1, with the protein MSCNGMASSSSSFFSSNFVLPMQTLHEEQHQIPNPVSPHPHTIPCNNLQDLRVMAPMLGKRSMSFSGIENGEEMNADDDLSDDGMQTGEKKRRLKMEQVRTLEKSFEQGNKLEPERKMQLAGALGLQPRQVAIWFQNRRARWKTKQLEKDYDVLKRQFEAMKSENESLHEQNKKLQAEILSLKRRETSEMINLNKETEGSSSNRSENSSEINLDLSRASVTESPLNPNQSLPFFHSVRPADVDHLLLHSSSRPELQCPKIDHGVTEGSFSNLLCSMEDQSASFWSWSDQHNFH; encoded by the exons ATGTCCTGCAATGGTATGGCCTCatcatcctcttccttcttctcctcaaattTTGTGTTACCAATGCAAACCCTTCATGAAGAACAGCACCAAATTCCCAACCCCGTTAGTCCGCATCCTCACACCATCCCATGCAATAATCTCCAAGACCTCAGAG TCATGGCTCCAATGCTTGGGAAGAGATCCATGTCCTTCTCGGGGATCGAGAATGGTGAAGAGATGAATGCCGACGATGACTTGTCGGATGATGGCATGCAGACAggcgagaagaagaggaggctcAAGATGGAGCAGGTGAGGACACTGGAGAAGAGCTTCGAGCAGGGGAACAAGCTGGAGCCTGAGAGAAAGATGCAGCTGGCAGGAGCACTTGGGCTGCAACCAAGGCAGGTAGCCATTTGGTTCCAGAACAGGAGGGCCAGGTGGAAGACCAAACAACTGGAGAAGGATTATGATGTTCTGAAGAGGCAGTTTGAGGCCATGAAATCAGAAAATGAGAGCTTGCATGAACAGAACAAGAAGCTCCAAGCTGAG ATCTTGTCTCTGAAAAGAAGAGAGACATCAGAGATGATCAACCTCAACAAGGAGACTGAAGGTTCAAGCAGCAATAGAAGTGAGAACAGCTCTGAGATCAACTTGGATCTCTCGAGAGCATCAGTCACAGAGAGCCCGTTGAATCCCAACCAAAGCCTGCCCTTCTTTCACTCAGTTAGACCAGCTGATGTtgaccacctcctcctccatagTTCTTCAAGGCCAGAGCTGCAATGCCCCAAAATAGACCATGGCGTCACGGAAGGAAGCTTTAGCAACTTGTTGTGCAGCATGGAAGACCAATCTGCCTCCTTCTGGTCATGGTCAGATCAACACAACTTCCATTAG
- the LOC135617364 gene encoding homeobox-leucine zipper protein HOX21-like isoform X2, which yields MSCNGMASSSSSFFSSNFVLPMQTLHEEQHQIPNPVSPHPHTIPCNNLQDLRVMAPMLGKRSMSFSGIENGEEMNADDDLSDDGMQTGEKKRRLKMEQVRTLEKSFEQGNKLEPERKMQLAGALGLQPRQVAIWFQNRRARWKTKQLEKDYDVLKRQFEAMKSENESLHEQNKKLQAEDLDLILALACMTSYNDWIHHVLKLTWMMMLVSTTITSLLLYSSFCLLSSTITIVFLGDLAEYL from the exons ATGTCCTGCAATGGTATGGCCTCatcatcctcttccttcttctcctcaaattTTGTGTTACCAATGCAAACCCTTCATGAAGAACAGCACCAAATTCCCAACCCCGTTAGTCCGCATCCTCACACCATCCCATGCAATAATCTCCAAGACCTCAGAG TCATGGCTCCAATGCTTGGGAAGAGATCCATGTCCTTCTCGGGGATCGAGAATGGTGAAGAGATGAATGCCGACGATGACTTGTCGGATGATGGCATGCAGACAggcgagaagaagaggaggctcAAGATGGAGCAGGTGAGGACACTGGAGAAGAGCTTCGAGCAGGGGAACAAGCTGGAGCCTGAGAGAAAGATGCAGCTGGCAGGAGCACTTGGGCTGCAACCAAGGCAGGTAGCCATTTGGTTCCAGAACAGGAGGGCCAGGTGGAAGACCAAACAACTGGAGAAGGATTATGATGTTCTGAAGAGGCAGTTTGAGGCCATGAAATCAGAAAATGAGAGCTTGCATGAACAGAACAAGAAGCTCCAAGCTGAG GATCTGGATCTAATTTTGGCCTTAGCATGCATGACTTCTTATAATGATTGGATCCATCATGTTCTCAAATTGACTTGGATGATGATGCTGGTGTCAACAACAATAACCTCTCTTTTATTATATAGCTCTTTTTGTCTCCTCTCTTCTACAATAACCATTGTGTTTCTGGGAGATCTTGCTGAATACCTTTAA
- the LOC135583203 gene encoding ATP-dependent 6-phosphofructokinase 5, chloroplastic-like isoform X1, producing the protein MLTEVCFIKAAQRFHIQRMAFAASTYGVDLIKMHPHGIQLCEKHPLVHLSNSKIRRFERMIRAGSQMTNSRPVVNKPEIDFSDPDWKRHFQEDFDKRFNLPHLRDILAIKPRPTTFSLKSRIPLDDGDGAATGSWNGYVNDDDRALLKVIKFASSTSAGAECIDPDCSWVEQWVHRAGPRKQIYFEPREVKAGIVTCGGLCPGLNDVIRQIVLTLEKYGVKNIVGIPYGYRGFSDEGLSEVPLSHKVVQNINLAGGSFLGVSRGGPSTSDVVDSIQAKRIDMLFVLGGDGTHAGALAIHNECRMRKLKVSVVCVPKTIDNDILLMDKTFGFDTAVEEAQRVINSAYVEARSAYHGIGLVKLMGRSSGFIAMHASLSSGQIDICLIPEVPFNLEGPNGVLQHLEHLIKTKGNAVVCVAEGAGQDYLHKSNTTDASGNVVLSDIGVHIQQQIKRHFKDIGVPADVKYIDPTYMIRACRANASDAILCTVLGQNALLSMDIGGTVLIFSTELQLLYIQVHGAFAGFSGITTGICNTHYVYFPITQVIESTRHVDPNSRMWHRCLTSTGQPDFN; encoded by the exons ATGCTAACCGAAG TTTGCTTCATCAAAGCTGCTCAACGCTTCCACATTCAGAGAATGGCCTTTGCTGCGTCAACTTATGGGGTTGATTTAATTAAAATGCATCCACATGGTATCCAGTTGTGTGAGAAGCATCCATTAGTACATTTGAGCAATTCAAAGATCAGAAGATTCGAGAGAATGATTAGAGCTGGATCCCAAATGACAAATTCTAGACCAGTCGTTAATAAACCAGAGATTGATTTTAGTGATCCAGATTGGAAAAGACACTTCCAGGAGGATTTTGATAAACggttcaatttaccacatttgagGGATATTCTTGCCATTAAGCCAAGGCCAACTACATTCTCACTGAAGAGCAG AATTCCTCTAGATGACGGTGATGGTGCAGCAACAGGAAGTTGGAACGGCTATGTGAATGATGATGACCGAGCACTTCTGAAG GTTATAAAGTTTGCTTCTTCAACTTCTGCTGGAGCAGAGTGCATTGACCCTGACTGCAGCTGGGTGGAACAATG GGTGCACCGTGCTGGACCACGTAAGCAAATATACTTCGAGCCAAGGGAGGTAAAAGCTGGAATTGTTACTTGTGGAGGACTTTGTCCTGGTCTCAATGATGTCATTAGACAG ATAGTGCTCACACTTGAGAAATATGGGGTAAAAAATATTGTTGGAATCCCATATGGTTACCGTGGATTTTCTGATGAGGGCTTATCCGAAGTACCG CTTTCACATAAAGTGGTTCAGAATATTAACCTTGCTGGTGGAAGTTTCCTAGGAGTATCTCGCGGAGGGCCTAGCACCAGTGATGTAGTTGATAGCATTCAG GCCAAGAGAATTGATATGCTTTTTGTACTGGGTGGTGATGGGACACATGCAGGGGCACTTGCCATACATAACGAG TGTCGCATGAGAAAACTGAAAGTATCAGTAGTCTGTGTGCCAAAAACTATTGATAATGACATACTACTAATGGACAAAACATTTGGTTTTGATACTGCTGTAGAAGAAGCTCAGAGAGTAATCAATTCTGCATATGTCGAG GCTCGCAGTGCATACCATGGTATTGGATTGGTCAAATTGATGGGAAGAAGCAGTGGGTTTATAGCGATGCATGCATCACTTTCTAGTGGTCAAATTGACATCTGTTTGATTCCAGAG GTACCTTTTAATCTAGAGGGGCCAAATGGAGTCTTACAACATCTCGAGCATCTCATAAAAACAAAAGGAAATGCTGTAGTTTGTGTTGCTGAAGGAGCAGGACAA GATTATCTACATAAATCAAACACCACAGATGCATCAGGAAATGTGGTGCTTAGTGATATTGGAGTTCACATTCAGCAACAG ATCAAAAGACATTTCAAGGATATAGGTGTTCCAGCAGATGTGAAGTACATCGATCCAACTTATATGATCCGGGCTTGCCGTGCTAATGCATCCGATGCAATTCTCTGCACTGTATTAGGCCAGAATGCT CTTCTATCAATGGATATTGGAGGCACAGTGCTGATTTTCTCGACTGAACTGCAGTTGCTTTATATTCAGGTACACGGTGCATTTGCTGGGTTCAGTGGCATTACAACCGGTATATGCAACACACATTATGTCTACTTCCCGATCACACAAGTAATTGAATCTACTAGGCACGTCGACCCAAACAGCAGGATGTGGCACCGATGCCTGACATCGACTGGCCAACCTGACTTCAATTAA
- the LOC135583203 gene encoding ATP-dependent 6-phosphofructokinase 5, chloroplastic-like isoform X2, whose amino-acid sequence MLTEVCFIKAAQRFHIQRMAFAASTYGVDLIKMHPHGIQLCEKHPLVHLSNSKIRRFERMIRAGSQMTNSRPVVNKPEIDFSDPDWKRHFQEDFDKRFNLPHLRDILAIKPRPTTFSLKSRIPLDDGDGAATGSWNGYVNDDDRALLKVIKFASSTSAGAECIDPDCSWVEQWVHRAGPRKQIYFEPREVKAGIVTCGGLCPGLNDVIRQIVLTLEKYGVKNIVGIPYGYRGFSDEGLSEVPLSHKVVQNINLAGGSFLGVSRGGPSTSDVVDSIQAKRIDMLFVLGGDGTHAGALAIHNECRMRKLKVSVVCVPKTIDNDILLMDKTFGFDTAVEEAQRVINSAYVEARSAYHGIGLVKLMGRSSGFIAMHASLSSGQIDICLIPEVPFNLEGPNGVLQHLEHLIKTKGNAVVCVAEGAGQDYLHKSNTTDASGNVVLSDIGVHIQQQIKRHFKDIGVPADVKYIDPTYMIRACRANASDAILCTVLGQNAVHGAFAGFSGITTGICNTHYVYFPITQVIESTRHVDPNSRMWHRCLTSTGQPDFN is encoded by the exons ATGCTAACCGAAG TTTGCTTCATCAAAGCTGCTCAACGCTTCCACATTCAGAGAATGGCCTTTGCTGCGTCAACTTATGGGGTTGATTTAATTAAAATGCATCCACATGGTATCCAGTTGTGTGAGAAGCATCCATTAGTACATTTGAGCAATTCAAAGATCAGAAGATTCGAGAGAATGATTAGAGCTGGATCCCAAATGACAAATTCTAGACCAGTCGTTAATAAACCAGAGATTGATTTTAGTGATCCAGATTGGAAAAGACACTTCCAGGAGGATTTTGATAAACggttcaatttaccacatttgagGGATATTCTTGCCATTAAGCCAAGGCCAACTACATTCTCACTGAAGAGCAG AATTCCTCTAGATGACGGTGATGGTGCAGCAACAGGAAGTTGGAACGGCTATGTGAATGATGATGACCGAGCACTTCTGAAG GTTATAAAGTTTGCTTCTTCAACTTCTGCTGGAGCAGAGTGCATTGACCCTGACTGCAGCTGGGTGGAACAATG GGTGCACCGTGCTGGACCACGTAAGCAAATATACTTCGAGCCAAGGGAGGTAAAAGCTGGAATTGTTACTTGTGGAGGACTTTGTCCTGGTCTCAATGATGTCATTAGACAG ATAGTGCTCACACTTGAGAAATATGGGGTAAAAAATATTGTTGGAATCCCATATGGTTACCGTGGATTTTCTGATGAGGGCTTATCCGAAGTACCG CTTTCACATAAAGTGGTTCAGAATATTAACCTTGCTGGTGGAAGTTTCCTAGGAGTATCTCGCGGAGGGCCTAGCACCAGTGATGTAGTTGATAGCATTCAG GCCAAGAGAATTGATATGCTTTTTGTACTGGGTGGTGATGGGACACATGCAGGGGCACTTGCCATACATAACGAG TGTCGCATGAGAAAACTGAAAGTATCAGTAGTCTGTGTGCCAAAAACTATTGATAATGACATACTACTAATGGACAAAACATTTGGTTTTGATACTGCTGTAGAAGAAGCTCAGAGAGTAATCAATTCTGCATATGTCGAG GCTCGCAGTGCATACCATGGTATTGGATTGGTCAAATTGATGGGAAGAAGCAGTGGGTTTATAGCGATGCATGCATCACTTTCTAGTGGTCAAATTGACATCTGTTTGATTCCAGAG GTACCTTTTAATCTAGAGGGGCCAAATGGAGTCTTACAACATCTCGAGCATCTCATAAAAACAAAAGGAAATGCTGTAGTTTGTGTTGCTGAAGGAGCAGGACAA GATTATCTACATAAATCAAACACCACAGATGCATCAGGAAATGTGGTGCTTAGTGATATTGGAGTTCACATTCAGCAACAG ATCAAAAGACATTTCAAGGATATAGGTGTTCCAGCAGATGTGAAGTACATCGATCCAACTTATATGATCCGGGCTTGCCGTGCTAATGCATCCGATGCAATTCTCTGCACTGTATTAGGCCAGAATGCT GTACACGGTGCATTTGCTGGGTTCAGTGGCATTACAACCGGTATATGCAACACACATTATGTCTACTTCCCGATCACACAAGTAATTGAATCTACTAGGCACGTCGACCCAAACAGCAGGATGTGGCACCGATGCCTGACATCGACTGGCCAACCTGACTTCAATTAA
- the LOC103987714 gene encoding uncharacterized protein LOC103987714: protein MEDEEVAAVLRGDMEEFSASATVVPFDSARPLLRGPVPAGPADDPAAGPFVLAFRDSAAWRSAYRATESMIIDQCEAGARVGCSISASNKCKPPWWKFLFGTTAMDYAEREQCEEREMASCLAAAKDSCVQFAKEKCLQPFRDARIASDNLKGTPQFVLSGNDTVETEFGGTRKESEPASCQQETFDGSSKCDSEVTNYRGSVLMGIVASENNAT, encoded by the exons ATGGAGGACGAGGAAGTGGCGGCGGTCCTGCGGGGCGACATGGAGGAGTTCTCGGCGTCTGCCACCGTCGTCCCCTTCGATTCGGCGCGCCCGCTCCTCAGAGGTCCCGTGCCGGCCGGCCCCGCCGACGATCCCGCTGCCGGCCCCTTCGTCCTCGCCTTCAGAGACTCCGCCGCATGGAGATCCGCTTACAGGGCCACCGAATCCATGATCATTGACCAGTGCGAG GCTGGAGCACGTGTTGGATGCTCAATCTCTGCATCTAACAAGTGTAAACCTCCATGGTGGAAATTTCTGTTTGGAACAACTGCCATGGATTATGCTGAGCGAGAGCAATGTGAAGAACGTGAAATGGCTTCATGTCTTGCAGCTGCAAAAGACTCATGCGTTCAATTTGCAAAAGAGAAATGCCTGCAGCCCTTCAGAGATGCAAGGATTGCTTCTGACAATCTGAAAGGAACTCCACAGTTTGTTCTCTCGGGTAATGATACTGTTGAAACTGAATTTGGAGGCACAAGAAAGGAGTCTGAGCCAGCTTCTTGTCAGCAAGAAACTTTCGACGGTTCATCGAAATGCGACTCTGAAGTAACAAATTATAGAGGAAGTGTCCTAATGGGGATTGTGGCTTCTGAAAATAATGCAACATGA